Proteins encoded together in one Perognathus longimembris pacificus isolate PPM17 chromosome 8, ASM2315922v1, whole genome shotgun sequence window:
- the Pdia6 gene encoding protein disulfide-isomerase A6, with amino-acid sequence MAGLGLGLVSCTLILAVSGLYSSSDDVIELTPSNFNREVIQSNGLWLVEFYAPWCGHCQRLTPEWKKAATALKDVVKVGAVDADKHQSLGGQYGVQGFPTIKIFGANKNKPEDYQGGRTGEAIVDAALGALRQLVKDRLAGRSGGYTSGKQGRSDGSGKKDVVELTDDSFDKNVLDSEDVWMVEFYAPWCGHCKNLEPEWAAAATEVKEQTKGKVKLAAVDATVNQVLASRYGIRGFPTIKIFQKGESPVDYDGGRTRSDIVSRALDLFSDNAPPPELLEIINEDVAKKTCEEHQLCVVAVLPHILDTGASGRNSYLDVLLKLADKYKKKMWGWLWTEAGAQYELENALGIGGFGYPAMAAINARKMKFALLKGSFSEQGINEFLRELSFGRGSTAPVGGGAFPAIAVREPWDGRDGELPVEDDIDLSDVELDDLEKDEL; translated from the exons ATGGCTGGCCTGGGGCTCG GTCTGGTGAGCTGCACCTTGATTCTGGCGGTCAGTGGCCTCTACTCCTCTAGTGACGATGTCATCGAGTTAACTCCGTCAAATTTCAACAGGGAAGTTATTCAGAGTAACGGTTTGTGGCTTGTAGAATTCTATGCTCCATG GTGTGGTCATTGCCAAAGATTAACTCCAGAATGGAAGAAAGCAGCAACTGCATTAAAA GATGTTGTGAAAGTGGGTGCAGTTGATGCCGATAAACACCAGTCCCTGGGTGGTCAGTATGGTGTTCAGGGATTTCCTACCATCAAGATTTTTGGAGCtaacaaaaacaaacctgaagATTATCAGG GTGGCAGAACTGGGGAGGCCATTGTGGATGCTGCCCTGGGCGCCCTGCGCCAGCTGGTGAAGGACCGCCTTGCGGGCCGAAGCGGCGGGTACACTTCCGGAAAGCAA GGTAGAAGCGATGGTTCTGGGAAGAAGGATGTGGTGGAGCTCACGGACGACAGCTTTGATAAGAACGTTCTGGACAGTGAAGATGTGTGGATGGTGGAGTTTTATGCTCCGTGGTGTGGACACTGCAAAAA CCTGGAGCCGGAGTGGGCCGCTGCTGCCACCGAGGTCAAGGAGCAGACGAAGGGGAAAGTGAAGCTGGCGGCCGTGGACGCCACCGTCAACCAGGTCCTCGCCAGCCGATACGGG ATTAGAGGATTTCCCACAATCAAGATATTCCAGAAAGGCGAGTCCCCTGTGGATTATGACGGTGGGCGGACAAGATCGGACATAGTGTCCCGGGCCCTGGATCTGTTCTCCGATAACGCACCCCCTCCTGAGCTGCTGGAG ATAATCAACGAGGACGTGGCCAAGAAGACGTGCGAGGAGCACCAGCTGTGCGTGGTGGCCGTGCTGCCGCACATCCTCGACACCG GAGCTTCGGGCAGAAACTCTTACCTGGACGTGCTTCTGAAATTGGCAGACAAATATAAGAAGAAGATGTGGGG ATGGCTGTGGACAGAAGCTGGAGCCCAGTATGAGCTTGAGAATGCACTGGGGATCGGGGGGTTCGGATACCCCGCCATGGCAGCCATAAATGCCCGCAAGATGAAATTTGCCCTTCTCAAAGGCTCTTTCAGTGAGCAAGGCATTAACGAATTTCtcag GGAGCTGTCCTTTGGGCGCGGCTCCACGGCGCCTGTGGGAGGCGGGGCCTTTCCTGCCATTGCTGTCAGAGAGCCCTGGGACGGCCGCGACGGCGAG CTTCCTGTGGAGGATGACATTGACCTCAGCGACGTGGAGCTTGATGACTTAGAGAAAGACGAGTTGTGA